One segment of Panicum virgatum strain AP13 chromosome 3K, P.virgatum_v5, whole genome shotgun sequence DNA contains the following:
- the LOC120698701 gene encoding uncharacterized protein LOC120698701 translates to MMSEFEGLSEVMSVANDNAASVSFEGLVGNLLRAGAVDLARLEGFQYVPYEGLAEEVAKIQEVKVALFEQFWEPSGKVAVRTLAAAATEGSTPDQPSEDNRMSEARRSPSGNDAGGSSGAQV, encoded by the exons ATGATGTCTGAGTTTGAGGGCCTCAGTGAGGTGATGAGCGTTGCAAATGACAACGCGGCCTCTGTTTCCTTCGAGGGGCTTGTTGGAAACCTTCTTCGCGCCGGCGCAGTTGATCTTGCCCGACTGGAGGGTTTTCAGTATGTCCCCTACGAAGGTTTGGCTGAGGAGGTGGCAAAGATTCAGGAGGTGAAGGTTGCGTTATTTGAACAATTCTGGGAACCTTCGGGCAAGGTCGCCGTTCGGACTCTGGCAGCCGCTGCTACTGAG GGGTCGACTCCTGATCAGCCTTCGGAGGACAATCGAATGTCCGAGGCTCGCAGGTCTCCTTCGGGGAATGACGCCGGTGGTTCGTCGGGGGCTCAGGTCTAG